The Flavobacterium marginilacus genome window below encodes:
- a CDS encoding gliding motility-associated C-terminal domain-containing protein, which produces MAVPSTLGLFAQTISPQKLPFDKICAGGPHPTDPAKVFNEYQAQFKIAGFDPSETFAVELSDQNGSFATPTATIPLESLAGTPPDTSTDKTLTFAIPTNLSGSDKYQLRIKSSSGVVSTSFTIYGTVSTKSFSAYFKSYNGAFFINDKKNSVSFCSGGSVTLTVYNPDPSTPSSSPANYQHLKYNWYKDDVLIPGQSSSSIIVNGPGLYFAKLNYGPCSDDNYRSQGINVISSAGSGGALISSSKGNPFCSSETTILIASYGNSYVWRKDGVVIPGAADQTYTTNVPGIYTCDIDFGGCNDTAKIDLKAVGAINANSSIVAEGETLSVDQGNTLIVTTTTNVSNPVYQWYFNDSPIPGAVQSALDITLAGNYKLTLSGCVFSFKVKYSSVINYNVPKISNVVSPNNDGNNDSWIVPDIYSNTNTHVTILSSLGEIVFETDNYDNYNGWPQSDIEFKNFNPVFYYIIAPNGDSAKKGSITLLK; this is translated from the coding sequence ATGGCAGTTCCTTCAACACTAGGATTATTTGCACAAACAATTTCTCCTCAAAAATTGCCTTTTGATAAAATTTGTGCTGGAGGTCCTCATCCGACAGACCCAGCTAAGGTGTTTAATGAATATCAGGCACAATTCAAAATTGCTGGTTTTGATCCAAGTGAAACTTTTGCCGTTGAGTTATCAGATCAAAACGGTTCATTTGCAACTCCTACAGCTACTATTCCCTTGGAATCTTTAGCAGGAACTCCTCCTGATACTTCAACGGATAAAACATTGACTTTTGCTATTCCTACTAATTTATCTGGGTCTGATAAATATCAGCTAAGAATTAAGAGCAGTTCAGGTGTAGTAAGTACTAGTTTTACAATATATGGTACTGTCAGCACCAAATCATTTTCTGCCTATTTTAAATCTTATAACGGAGCTTTTTTTATCAATGACAAGAAAAATTCTGTTAGTTTCTGCAGCGGCGGAAGTGTTACATTAACAGTTTATAATCCGGATCCAAGTACTCCGAGTTCATCACCTGCTAATTATCAGCATTTAAAATACAACTGGTATAAAGATGATGTTTTGATTCCAGGCCAATCGTCCAGTTCAATAATTGTAAATGGACCTGGTCTTTATTTTGCAAAATTAAATTATGGCCCATGTTCTGACGATAATTACAGATCACAGGGTATTAATGTTATAAGTTCTGCTGGAAGTGGCGGTGCTTTAATCTCATCAAGTAAAGGAAACCCTTTCTGTTCTTCCGAGACTACAATTTTAATCGCCTCTTATGGTAATTCTTATGTTTGGAGAAAAGATGGTGTCGTTATTCCTGGTGCTGCAGATCAAACATATACGACGAATGTTCCTGGAATATATACTTGCGATATTGATTTTGGAGGCTGTAATGATACCGCTAAAATCGATTTAAAAGCAGTTGGTGCAATTAATGCCAATAGTAGTATTGTTGCTGAAGGAGAAACATTGTCTGTTGATCAGGGAAATACATTAATAGTGACAACTACAACTAATGTTTCAAATCCGGTTTATCAATGGTATTTTAATGACAGTCCTATTCCTGGTGCTGTGCAAAGTGCTTTGGATATAACTCTTGCTGGAAATTATAAATTGACCTTATCTGGATGTGTATTCTCTTTTAAAGTAAAATATAGTTCTGTAATAAATTATAATGTGCCTAAGATTTCAAATGTTGTTAGTCCTAATAATGACGGTAATAATGATAGTTGGATTGTACCAGATATTTATAGCAATACAAATACCCATGTAACGATTTTGAGTTCTTTGGGCGAAATTGTATTTGAAACCGATAACTACGATAATTATAACGGCTGGCCTCAATCTGATATTGAATTCAAGAATTTCAATCCTGTTTTTTATTATATAATTGCTCCAAATGGCGATTCAGCCAAAAAGGGTTCGATAACTCTTCTTAAATAA